The sequence TCATTTCCTTTAGTTAGATACTTACACTCACAAAAACACCTCTATGGCTTTCTTTGGCTATTCATTTCTCGCTAAAAGTATAACCTGTTTTTTTTATAACGTCAATCGTAATTTTAAAATGATATTTTTTCACCTACGATTTAAGAGGATTGAACCATCTTTTGATATAGTTCCATGTATAATCGACTTGATTTTTCCCAACTAAAATCTTTTCTCATCGCTTTTTTCATCAATTGAGTCCATGTGTTCTGATCATTCCAATACAGATCAATCGCCATGTTTGTGCTATACAACAAGTAATAGGAACTAAAATCAGAAAAGCCAAAGCCTGTTCCTGTCTTTGTTACTGGATCAAAGGATATTACAGTATCTTTCAAGCCGCCAACTTCATGGATGATCGGCAAGGTCCCGTAACGCATTGCAATCATTTGTGACAATCCGCATGGTTCTGTAGCAGATGGCATCATGAATAGATCAGAACCAGCATAAATCAGTTGCGCCAAGTCAACATCAAACGTAATTTTCGCTTTAAATTTAGTTGGATAATGCTCTGAAAAAGAGTTGAACGAATTTTCAATTCCAGGATCGCCAGTTCCAAGTAGTACCAGTTGAACATCTTTTTCCAAAAGTTTCGCTAAATCATCTAAAATCAGATGAAAACCTTTTTGAAACGTTAAACGACTGACGATCCCGATCAGCGGAACATCGGCCCGAATAGGCAAAGCCATTTTTGTTTGCAACGCTTCTTTATTTTTCTTTTTCCCTACTAGATTGTGTATCGAAAAATTTTCAGGAATTGATTTATCTGTCTCTGGATCATTCATCTCATAATCGATCCCATTTAAAATACCGCTTAACTTCTCTTGTTCTAATCGTAAAACGCCATCTAGACCAAAACCAAATTCAGGTGTTTTTATTTCTTCTGCATAAGATGGGCTCACTGTATTCACTTGATCT is a genomic window of Enterococcus haemoperoxidus ATCC BAA-382 containing:
- the glgA gene encoding glycogen synthase GlgA, with the protein product MKVLYAAAECAPFFKTGGLGDVAGALPKELVKKGAKLSVVLPYFTKMPERFKEQCEELINFYVDVGWRHQYCGVKRLVMNDVAYYFIENSYYFDRENLYGYDDDGERFAFFSLAIIEMLEKIDLLPDVIHVNDFHTAMIPFLLKEKYQWIEAYRSIKTVLTIHNIEFQGSYSQDLLADFFGMEFDRYYDGAARFGDGVNYLKTGILYADQVNTVSPSYAEEIKTPEFGFGLDGVLRLEQEKLSGILNGIDYEMNDPETDKSIPENFSIHNLVGKKKNKEALQTKMALPIRADVPLIGIVSRLTFQKGFHLILDDLAKLLEKDVQLVLLGTGDPGIENSFNSFSEHYPTKFKAKITFDVDLAQLIYAGSDLFMMPSATEPCGLSQMIAMRYGTLPIIHEVGGLKDTVISFDPVTKTGTGFGFSDFSSYYLLYSTNMAIDLYWNDQNTWTQLMKKAMRKDFSWEKSSRLYMELYQKMVQSS